In one window of Mobiluncus massiliensis DNA:
- a CDS encoding mechanosensitive ion channel domain-containing protein, whose translation MSFVFSQTPEPNPTPDTAVKEVLETSLDIMAVLAASLVCILALLVASQVVGFLLRRWGRRHRLIKYLERRSRVGGFLTCVALGATIGWHWTVRNPNVPGYDVISHSLLIFMIIAVTVWMIKLCAVLEDMTRTQLEGGTKPNRLVTQAQVLHRVSQVFFGVFGAIAIALTFPEARAAMGSVLASAGIISLIAGIAAQGVLANMFAGLQIAFSDPIRVGDVVVVQGQQGTIEEITLTYIVIHLWDERRLILPSKKFTEEPFENWTKRDTNLLGIVELRVDWRLPLAAFRNEVDRLLSETDLWDGRTASVQVTDSSEETMLVRLVASAANSGDLWDLKCFLRERLIEWIQGEASYALPRRRIETDKVTEVHLPVDEIEIEKQARELAIATIREANSDRHTAAAAKQENEAVPTNPYGEPLLDQYARKIQERRRSWRSKARHLDEAQSEAPGQLLPSQDALQDTKLMSTTATMTCDRLYSGTPDAEERRKLVTGPKQTDHKPTADSDSTTKDSIPPSEEAQK comes from the coding sequence ATGAGTTTTGTGTTCAGCCAGACCCCGGAACCGAATCCAACTCCGGATACCGCTGTTAAGGAAGTCCTGGAAACTTCCCTGGACATCATGGCAGTTCTGGCTGCCAGTTTGGTCTGCATCCTAGCTTTACTGGTGGCTTCCCAGGTAGTCGGATTTTTGTTACGTCGCTGGGGACGCAGACACCGCCTGATTAAATATCTGGAGCGTCGTTCCCGGGTGGGCGGATTTCTGACCTGTGTTGCCTTGGGGGCGACTATCGGATGGCATTGGACAGTCCGCAACCCCAACGTTCCTGGTTACGATGTTATTTCGCACAGCTTGCTGATTTTCATGATCATTGCTGTGACGGTGTGGATGATTAAACTGTGCGCTGTCCTGGAGGACATGACCCGGACGCAGCTCGAGGGCGGGACGAAACCAAATCGCCTGGTGACGCAGGCCCAGGTCCTGCACCGGGTTTCACAAGTTTTCTTCGGCGTTTTTGGGGCTATCGCGATTGCGTTGACGTTTCCAGAAGCGCGTGCCGCTATGGGGTCGGTGCTGGCTTCTGCCGGCATTATCTCCCTGATTGCTGGTATCGCGGCACAAGGGGTGTTGGCCAATATGTTCGCTGGGCTCCAGATTGCTTTCTCCGACCCGATTCGGGTGGGTGATGTAGTCGTTGTGCAAGGCCAGCAAGGCACGATTGAAGAAATCACGCTGACGTATATTGTCATTCATCTGTGGGATGAACGCCGCCTCATCCTGCCGTCCAAGAAATTCACCGAGGAACCTTTTGAGAACTGGACCAAACGGGACACCAATTTGTTGGGAATAGTGGAACTGCGTGTGGATTGGCGTCTGCCGTTGGCGGCATTCCGTAACGAAGTGGACCGATTGCTCTCAGAAACGGATTTGTGGGATGGACGCACCGCCAGTGTGCAGGTCACAGATAGTTCCGAAGAAACCATGCTGGTGCGTTTGGTGGCCAGCGCCGCGAACTCCGGGGATCTGTGGGATCTCAAGTGTTTCCTTCGAGAACGCCTCATTGAGTGGATTCAAGGCGAAGCCTCCTACGCCCTGCCACGCCGCCGCATTGAAACTGACAAAGTGACGGAAGTGCATCTCCCCGTAGATGAAATCGAGATTGAGAAACAGGCTCGCGAGCTGGCTATCGCCACAATCCGGGAAGCAAACAGCGATCGTCACACTGCGGCCGCCGCGAAACAGGAGAACGAAGCTGTCCCGACTAACCCTTACGGGGAGCCACTTTTGGATCAGTATGCCCGCAAAATTCAGGAAAGACGCCGCTCTTGGCGCTCTAAGGCGCGGCATCTGGATGAAGCCCAGAGCGAAGCTCCCGGACAGCTGCTTCCCTCCCAAGATGCCCTGCAAGATACCAAGTTGATGAGTACCACCGCCACGATGACTTGTGACCGGCTCTATTCCGGTACTCCCGATGCAGAGGAGCGCCGCAAACTTGTCACGGGACCCAAACAAACTGACCACAAGCCAACTGCTGACAGTGACAGCACAACTAAAGACAGCATCCCACCTTCTGAGGAGGCACAGAAATGA
- a CDS encoding isochorismatase family protein: MAEMKRALLIVDVQPTFCEGGALGAVGGNDVAERIADFVTEHEDEYEIIVTTQDWHINPGEHFSDHPDFIDTWPPHGVAGTAEAELHDAIAALPFDDSVKKGQYAAAYSGFEGVNKAGDTLEEILRRADITDVDVVGIAESHCVKETALDSLDLGWPTRVLEDLTVPVSAELGQAARIEMAQAGVDEIPSADAFKEED, encoded by the coding sequence ATGGCCGAAATGAAACGCGCACTGCTGATTGTTGATGTCCAGCCGACCTTTTGCGAGGGCGGAGCCTTAGGGGCGGTGGGCGGTAACGATGTTGCCGAGCGGATTGCGGACTTTGTCACTGAGCATGAGGACGAATACGAGATTATTGTCACTACTCAGGATTGGCATATTAACCCGGGAGAGCATTTCTCCGACCATCCAGACTTTATCGACACCTGGCCGCCTCACGGCGTGGCGGGTACCGCAGAAGCGGAACTGCACGACGCTATTGCCGCCCTCCCTTTTGATGATTCCGTTAAGAAAGGCCAGTACGCGGCGGCTTATTCAGGCTTTGAAGGGGTGAACAAGGCGGGGGATACCTTGGAAGAGATTTTGCGTCGTGCCGACATTACCGACGTGGATGTGGTCGGTATCGCGGAATCGCATTGCGTGAAGGAAACCGCTTTGGATTCCCTAGATTTGGGTTGGCCGACACGAGTTCTTGAGGACCTCACTGTCCCGGTTTCGGCTGAGCTCGGTCAAGCTGCGCGCATAGAAATGGCGCAGGCCGGGGTAGACGAAATTCCCAGTGCTGACGCTTTCAAAGAAGAGGACTGA